A genome region from Mycolicibacterium litorale includes the following:
- a CDS encoding class I SAM-dependent methyltransferase produces MTSMSWKTRRSIPAPQGDRVHVELSGPPQTMLDMVYAKALDADSDRPILGDTYAKKLISQVDYDPRTSPITKQRRRQVSSITVRGAQFDIWVREFLQTHERAVVLHLGCGLDSRVFRVDPGPGVEWFDVDFPDVIALREQFYPTRDRYHLVAASVTDPAWLDDIPTDRPVLLLAEGVSMYLQERDGVALLRRVVERFPAGELQLDFWSRFGTKAMRKNNTVVRWSGSTLGWSVDGPEDILRAVPGVRVVKAISIFDAETAQRLPRGLRRFTRVASHTPVLRKLVGLHRYAF; encoded by the coding sequence ATGACCTCAATGAGCTGGAAGACCCGGCGCAGCATCCCCGCTCCGCAGGGCGACCGGGTGCACGTCGAGTTGAGCGGGCCGCCGCAGACCATGCTGGACATGGTGTACGCCAAGGCTCTTGACGCCGATTCGGACCGGCCGATCCTCGGCGACACCTACGCCAAGAAACTCATCTCGCAGGTGGACTACGACCCCCGGACGAGCCCGATCACCAAACAGCGCCGCCGCCAGGTGTCGTCGATCACCGTGCGGGGCGCCCAATTCGACATCTGGGTGCGCGAATTCCTGCAGACCCATGAGCGGGCAGTCGTGCTGCACCTCGGCTGCGGGCTGGACAGCCGGGTGTTCCGGGTGGACCCCGGACCCGGAGTGGAGTGGTTCGACGTGGACTTCCCCGACGTCATCGCCCTACGGGAGCAGTTCTATCCGACGCGGGACCGTTACCATCTGGTCGCCGCTTCGGTCACCGACCCGGCGTGGCTCGACGACATCCCCACCGACCGGCCGGTGCTGCTGCTCGCTGAAGGAGTGAGCATGTACCTGCAGGAGCGCGACGGTGTCGCGCTGCTGCGCCGGGTGGTCGAGCGGTTCCCCGCCGGCGAGTTGCAGCTGGACTTCTGGAGCCGGTTCGGCACGAAAGCCATGCGCAAGAACAACACCGTGGTGCGCTGGTCGGGTTCGACGCTCGGATGGTCGGTCGACGGTCCCGAGGACATCCTGAGGGCCGTGCCCGGAGTGCGCGTCGTCAAGGCCATTTCGATCTTCGACGCCGAGACCGCACAACGGCTTCCGAGGGGTCTCCGCCGGTTCACCCGGGTGGCCTCGCACACCCCGGTGCTGCGCAAGCTCGTCGGGTTGCACCGCTACGCGTTCTGA
- a CDS encoding flavin-containing monooxygenase, with protein MSADELDAIVVGAGFGGMGAAIQLKRCGYERIAILDREDDLGGTWYVNHYPGLAVDIPSTTYSYWFEPNPTWSRLHAPGAELKTYADRVADKYDLRRLMRFNTTVDGARWDEDAERWRVTLAGGETVSARFLVTATGYLSQPRIPDIDGVSGFAGTMIHTARWNDDYRAQGKRIGIIGTGVTAVQLIPELAAKADELTVYQRTAIWVVPKVDFPIPPVIRRIFARFPAIQGLLRLLTDALAEVGISTAVVNYRWTRPVNSVATWVSKLHLFASVRDKRTRRMLTPEYEFGCKRTTFNNDYYRTFTQPNVRLETEGIDRIEADGIVTTDGRKTPIDTLVLATGFDLWEANFPAIEVVGRDGRNLGKWWRENRFRTYDGVTVPSFPNFLNLASPYAFTGASYFTMMECQMRHMDRLFGELQRRGSATFEVTEDASARHFERMAKRLGNMVYFRGNCAASRSYHFRGDATIVRPSSRGRALRESTNFPLSDYAFR; from the coding sequence ATGAGCGCAGACGAACTCGACGCCATCGTCGTCGGTGCCGGTTTCGGCGGGATGGGCGCAGCCATACAGCTCAAACGCTGTGGCTACGAGCGGATCGCAATCCTCGATCGCGAGGACGACCTCGGTGGCACCTGGTATGTGAACCACTATCCCGGGCTGGCCGTCGACATCCCGTCGACCACCTACTCCTACTGGTTCGAACCGAATCCGACGTGGTCGCGGCTGCACGCACCGGGCGCCGAACTGAAGACCTACGCCGATCGCGTGGCCGACAAGTACGACCTGCGCCGCCTGATGCGGTTCAACACCACCGTCGACGGTGCCCGCTGGGACGAGGACGCCGAGCGGTGGCGGGTCACGCTCGCCGGTGGGGAGACCGTGTCGGCACGTTTCCTCGTCACGGCGACCGGATACCTCTCGCAGCCGCGGATTCCCGACATCGACGGCGTCAGCGGATTCGCCGGCACGATGATCCACACTGCACGCTGGAATGACGACTACCGGGCCCAAGGCAAGCGCATCGGGATCATCGGCACCGGGGTGACCGCGGTGCAGCTGATCCCGGAACTGGCCGCGAAAGCCGACGAGTTGACGGTGTATCAGCGCACGGCGATTTGGGTGGTGCCCAAGGTCGACTTCCCGATTCCTCCCGTGATCCGCCGGATCTTTGCGCGCTTCCCGGCGATCCAGGGTCTGCTCCGGCTGCTCACCGACGCGCTCGCCGAGGTCGGCATCTCGACGGCCGTGGTGAACTATCGGTGGACCAGACCGGTGAACTCGGTGGCTACGTGGGTGTCGAAGCTGCATCTGTTCGCGTCGGTCCGTGACAAGCGGACCCGCCGCATGTTGACGCCGGAATACGAATTCGGCTGCAAACGAACGACATTCAACAACGACTACTATCGCACGTTCACCCAGCCGAATGTGCGGCTGGAGACCGAGGGCATCGACCGGATCGAGGCCGACGGCATCGTCACCACCGACGGGCGCAAGACGCCGATCGACACGCTGGTGCTGGCGACCGGATTCGATCTGTGGGAGGCGAACTTCCCCGCCATCGAGGTGGTCGGCCGGGACGGCCGCAACCTCGGCAAGTGGTGGCGCGAGAACAGGTTCCGGACCTACGACGGTGTCACCGTGCCCTCGTTCCCCAACTTCCTGAACCTGGCCAGCCCGTATGCGTTCACAGGGGCGTCGTACTTCACGATGATGGAATGCCAGATGCGGCACATGGACCGGTTGTTCGGCGAGCTGCAGCGCCGGGGGAGCGCGACCTTCGAGGTCACCGAGGACGCGAGTGCCCGCCACTTCGAGCGCATGGCGAAACGCCTGGGCAACATGGTGTACTTCCGCGGCAACTGCGCGGCGTCGCGGTCCTACCATTTCCGCGGTGACGCGACGATCGTCCGTCCGAGTTCCCGAGGGCGCGCGCTCAGGGAGTCGACGAACTTCCCGCTCAGCGACTACGCGTTTCGCTGA
- a CDS encoding phthiocerol/phthiodiolone dimycocerosyl transferase family protein has translation MYPTAVVRKLAPSEDFFAETHTFTSVTITVKGPFDVDAMSTAFDALLEQYPVYAAHLEQGEDGRYQIVADDLMHPGMWVLDEDEDVSPAAIDQSAALMNLTVKPSDGFADLTLYVHHSLADGNHIAGLLFELFDRYTDVVATGDPGPVDPQPAPEPIETLLEQRGVTKGQRSGLDRFIPAMFAHELPPRRSTDSSKFAKPGGVPVGRGRLSVAETTALVRFGRKNRLFVNNLVSAAILMVEWRLRETPQVPIPYVYNVNLRPLLDPPVSPTGCTLALGVATYLAQIKPQTSMVDLARDIASTLQADLADGVVQQSLLHFNLQYEGTLPGLADVVLSTNIGNVSAMRTPPDLEVVGFQSQFHRASSAVIDVYGFGVVGGELVLEHHVDAADPDKSVNMVLSLLRAASLETAQL, from the coding sequence GTGTATCCCACCGCCGTCGTCCGCAAGCTCGCCCCCAGCGAGGACTTCTTCGCCGAGACGCACACCTTCACCTCGGTGACGATCACCGTCAAAGGCCCGTTCGACGTCGACGCCATGTCGACCGCGTTCGACGCGTTGCTCGAGCAATACCCGGTCTATGCCGCCCACCTCGAACAGGGGGAGGACGGCCGCTACCAGATCGTCGCCGACGACCTCATGCATCCCGGGATGTGGGTGCTCGACGAGGACGAGGACGTCAGCCCCGCGGCGATCGACCAGAGCGCCGCGCTGATGAACCTGACCGTCAAACCCTCCGACGGTTTCGCCGACCTGACGCTCTACGTCCACCACAGCCTCGCGGACGGAAACCACATCGCGGGACTGCTGTTCGAGTTGTTCGACCGCTACACCGACGTGGTCGCCACCGGAGACCCCGGGCCGGTCGATCCGCAACCGGCGCCGGAGCCGATCGAAACGCTGCTCGAACAGCGGGGAGTCACCAAGGGGCAGCGCTCCGGACTCGACCGGTTCATCCCCGCGATGTTCGCCCACGAGCTACCGCCGAGACGGTCGACGGACAGCAGCAAGTTCGCCAAACCCGGGGGAGTGCCGGTCGGCCGCGGTCGGTTGAGTGTGGCCGAGACGACGGCACTGGTCCGGTTCGGACGCAAGAACCGGCTGTTCGTCAACAACCTGGTCTCCGCGGCGATCCTGATGGTGGAGTGGCGGCTTCGCGAGACCCCGCAGGTGCCGATTCCCTATGTGTACAACGTGAACCTGCGGCCGCTGCTCGACCCGCCGGTGAGCCCGACCGGGTGCACCCTTGCACTCGGGGTGGCCACGTACCTGGCGCAGATCAAGCCGCAGACCAGCATGGTCGACCTCGCCCGCGACATCGCGAGCACGCTGCAGGCAGACCTCGCCGACGGGGTGGTCCAGCAGTCGCTGCTGCACTTCAACCTGCAGTACGAGGGGACGCTGCCGGGCCTGGCCGATGTCGTGCTGTCGACAAACATCGGCAACGTGTCGGCGATGAGGACCCCGCCCGACCTGGAGGTGGTGGGTTTCCAGTCCCAGTTCCACCGCGCGTCTTCGGCGGTCATCGACGTCTACGGATTCGGGGTCGTCGGCGGTGAACTCGTCCTGGAACACCACGTCGACGCGGCCGACCCCGACAAGTCGGTGAACATGGTGCTCTCGCTGCTGCGCGCCGCCTCCCTCGAAACCGCACAACTCTGA
- a CDS encoding ABC transporter permease encodes MSTAPDKDTTPVAAVMLREEQFPVIERRHGENSPRYLLPHAWMQTQRLLLRFLRDPMTFFFGLVFPAFMLVVLDIVLGDAIAAVTGHSALYGSVPLMTVIGAMNGASVGAVGIIGERTDGLLARLWVVPVHRSSGLLARISAEGFRVALNSACLLGVGLLMGLRFEHGAPAAAAWLCIPVIFGSAFAVLVLTVALYWPSPTMVNAIVLVNSLCLFFSSGFVPLDQYPEWIQPIVEHQPVSYAIEAMRGLSLGGPVQEPVIGTLLWSFGIAAACAIPIVIGYRRASMRG; translated from the coding sequence ATGTCCACTGCCCCCGACAAAGACACGACACCGGTCGCCGCGGTGATGCTGCGCGAGGAGCAGTTCCCGGTCATCGAGCGGCGGCACGGCGAGAACTCGCCCCGCTACCTCCTACCGCACGCCTGGATGCAGACCCAACGGCTGCTCCTGCGGTTCCTCCGCGACCCGATGACGTTCTTCTTCGGCCTGGTGTTCCCGGCCTTCATGCTGGTGGTCCTCGACATCGTGCTGGGCGATGCGATCGCCGCCGTCACCGGGCACAGCGCCCTGTACGGCAGCGTGCCGCTGATGACCGTCATCGGCGCGATGAACGGCGCCTCGGTCGGGGCGGTCGGGATCATTGGGGAACGGACCGACGGACTGCTCGCCCGGCTCTGGGTGGTCCCCGTGCACCGGTCGTCGGGACTGCTCGCCCGCATCAGCGCGGAGGGTTTCCGCGTCGCTCTCAACTCGGCCTGCCTTCTCGGCGTGGGGCTGCTGATGGGCCTGCGCTTCGAACACGGCGCCCCGGCCGCGGCGGCGTGGCTGTGCATCCCGGTGATCTTCGGCTCCGCGTTCGCCGTCCTCGTCCTGACCGTGGCGCTGTACTGGCCGAGCCCCACGATGGTCAACGCCATCGTCCTGGTGAACTCGCTGTGCCTGTTCTTCTCCAGCGGCTTCGTCCCACTCGATCAATACCCGGAGTGGATCCAGCCGATCGTCGAGCATCAGCCGGTGTCCTATGCGATCGAGGCGATGCGCGGTCTGTCCCTGGGCGGGCCCGTGCAGGAACCGGTCATCGGAACGCTGTTGTGGTCCTTCGGCATCGCCGCGGCCTGCGCGATCCCGATCGTCATCGGATACCGCCGGGCCAGCATGCGCGGGTGA